The Bactrocera dorsalis isolate Fly_Bdor chromosome 2, ASM2337382v1, whole genome shotgun sequence region ttcattgttataaaaatgcaattttacaaaatttaatttacttaccTTTTGCCATCCAGTTATGTCCTTAATTGCAATTCAATCGCCAATGGGCAGATATCGACGAAAATACCCTATTTTGAGGTTTCAATGCTTTGCCGacggaatatattttattgagttAGTGAGATTAATTGTGGCAATTCCAATGACGTCAACGTAATATTTCTCGATGGAATCGGACATTTTTTTCATCGAAACGAACTCAATGACTTCTATACCCCTCATATTTTAACTTCAggcaaaataacaatttaaggGAAAATCTGATAACGACGGATGTACTAAACATACACTAGTTGTGGACAAACCAAGAGCAAATCGGAAAATTGATAATTATTTATGCGATTCTATGATTTAGTATTTTACATGAGCTGATAAACGTTGAAATTAGAAAAGTGAGAACTATATTTTTGACTGATGTCTGATTGGTAAACAATGAACAGTTagtgttttacaaatttaacgCAATGATAAATAAATGTCGCAATTTAATAGAAGTTTACGATTGGAAAAGAAGATTCCTTATATTTGTTTTGggttgaataaaaacaaatcagaaaACGGGATAACAACATGAAACAATTGGTTTTAATGTCGTAATTACTTAGATTTTGgttgattaaatttattttatctaatGTGGCACAAACGCACAACACATTCACATtttaatttcgatatttttattagtattttctttaataacatTATCAGTTTTTGTAGCAACGCATTCTTGTTTTTGCGTGAGAATACGAACGCTTAGacattaatttgtttaattacttAGGTCAATTTTAATTAGTGACTTACACACACTACGTTTTCGTTTgaaggttttgttttttttttctgaatttatgTATAACAGTTTGTTTATGTAAATATCAGTACACAACTGATTTAAGATGAAACACTAGTTGGTTTGTGAAATTCTGCTAACAACTTTTAAAGTCgtaatcattttaattttcactaaATCCAATCGTATATGCCCTAGTTGTAGCCAGAGGCTTATCGGGTGTCTTGTTAAATTTACTTATTAAGACTTTTGTATTTTGGGTATATAAATTCagtacaaataatataaatagggcacaaaatgcaatattttcttaattgaaATCTACTCacacaatatttatatatattattttagtgGGTTAACTTCAAGccaaaatttttgtgaattttgtgTTACAATGGCTTTTTGTTCTTTAGCCAGAATCTATTCTTGttgttttacataaatatattacaattagGAGTAACTAGAAATGATTAAATTAGACTTGGCTTTCGATACTAAAATTGCTATAACATATTCGGAGCGTTATTCGGATGCCTTTGCTGTCGTCACAAATCTTACCCCAAATATTTTCACATGAAAAACTCTTCGGTCGAATGCGAAAGTGGGAGTCACGTTCGCCCTGGACGATCTAACACAGATATTTCTATGACGCGCAAACCTCGATATGTCGGGTCGATAACTTGCAATCCTTTCGGATTGTAAACTCGCTCGTTTTGGGAAGCAATAAATTTGGATATTTTCCGAAGTGTCTGTATCAAAATAACCAAGATAACACGTTTTCGGttataaatcaaattaatttggCCTCACCTTTTCATAGTGTGTTTCCGAACACATATAAACAAGATAAGCAGTAATGCAGCCGATGCAACCCTCACAATATGTACTGCAAGAACCCTTTTTCAGCTTCAGCGAAAAATTCATTTAGCCGATTAATGGTCGACTCAAATACTTGTCGTTCAATCTGTATcatataaagttaaaaataatatgaaaattatttttttatttcattaactaaGTCGTAAACAGCTTACTCACCAGGCCTTCTAATTCGCTGGGAAGTCGTGTGTGGAATTTGACCGAGGTGCCTTCGCTGTAATCGCGTTGTATGAACACTTTGTTAGAGCCGCCCTGCAGCGAGGTTAAACCTTGCGACATCTTTTTCTTCCTATAACGAAGAAAAGAAACACATTTTCGACAAATAAAGATTATGTttagcttaaaatatttaattaaaagttttaatatcaCTTTGTAGGGCTCATCTTTTTCTTGCTTGTTTCTAGGAAATCTAGAACTATTGGGCGATGCAAAGACATTTTTTTCTAAGCTCTTTCAGCACTGAATTTTGATTGAAAACACACCTGTAACTTTTGTGCTGAAAAAACAAGTTTTGACTACTTTCTgatcaataaaattaacaaatccCCATATAAATTTCCATcaaatataacttttcaagtagACTTTTCTGCTTTGTCTTCCTATGGTTTTCTGTCCTTCATTCGTGAACTGTCAAACTACAGCGTTGCCATTGTAAAGCTGCGAAATATGTAACATAACAACTGATAAAAACATAGAATCGCCTATTCCTCAAATTTATAGCGgaattctgtaaccagtctctagtctctatttgagacattttgaggtaaaatctcaatttgagactagttactattcactaaacagtctctagcgttagtctcaaaatattgagacttGGTAGTTAGCAAGTCACAAAACTAAagagagctcttgtctgccattttgaatatactaaatagagatcatcataaatattaatcgattgtcgtttctttatattttgtaagcaactcaaacacgaatagatgaaaaataaatcaattttacataaatttcgtaaatattatgaaacaaagtcaacatatatttttatttttatcgataattatgttttttgactatgttataggaaatttaatatttgttatcgacatatttattttcattcaagtgcaaaatcatctctgaataatgaaatgtaatagattttgtgactgtcacttacagaatagcaatatcgtctcaagtatcaaaaattgtctctaacttaccgtgcgattctgtaacgtgagacagtctcaagtctctaaatttgagattttgagttagagacaatttttgagacttgagccgattttgctattctgtaagtgacagtcacaaaatctattacatttcatcattcagagatgtttttacacttgaatggaaataaatatgtcgataacaaaaattaaattttctatgacATCGTAAAAAaacatagttatcaataaaaatgaaaacatatgttgactttgtttcttaatatttacgaaatttatgtaaaatttatttatttttaactttttcgtgtttgagttgcttacaaaatataaaaataccacaatcgattaatatctatgatgatctctattcagtatattcaaaatggcagacaagagctctttttagttttgtaaccggctaactaccaggtctcaatattttgagactaacgttAGAGACTGTTTAGGGAATaataactagtcacaaattgagactctacctcaaaatgtctcaaatagagactagagactagtaacagaatcccgctattaatgTGTATGCTTATGAGAACTAGCTGCTTTGCGGAatgacatacatacttgtagttcAGTGCTCACAATTGCAGTTTTAACAAATTCTCTAAATATCTGAAAGTTttcggaaaatataaaaaccataGACATATTAATTTTCTCGCATCTTAAGATTTTTATTCGTACTGTACACGTGGTCTTGCTCAGTTCTCTGGCTCACCTGTTGATTGTGATGTGTATAGTAATGGAAGGCATACACGCAACaattagttggttgattgagtTGGGCTAGAAATTGCCATGGTCGCTACAAACGACAcaacttttaacacaatttttaggccaacttcattttgaatattcacttcgttgcttaaacGTGAGTTCggaagttgttgctttacttattatatatgacgcgctctctttgacagccgaaataaaatagcgaaatcgtttgaaatcgcacgaccaaCCCAAACATGATCcaactaacacaaccaacttgacaaaataccaaaaaattttgattttcatccaatCACAACTCAAGTGCCCCATATACGTAATAATCGATAGAATTGATACAATAATTGTTGCGTGTATGCCTtccataagaaataaattcCGGCATCAACACTTAAAGAAATAGTATTTACATactttaaatgaaaatagtggttttctcttttaaatttaaagtttattgaTGGGTCTATGATAATCattactttatatacatatgtaattatttaatttcatattcattaaattaTAACGACCTAAGGTTTGTAAAacttaataattaaatactaGTCCTTTCCCAAACATATATTTAATGGGtgattattcaatttttttttaaaccggACGATCTATATACCTAACTGTTATATGTAGCGAAGTAAAATTAGAGAGCGATAAAGGTACCCAAGTTGCATTTTGTATTTCAGGAACTGGCAAAAAAAGTTTGAACAGTCTGAACTGAAAAGtctgacatttttgatgttatagttacatatgtaagtacgtaTGTACTCAGAACATTTGGATATGTTAATGCTATGCttgttgtttaaaattatttgaaatatgtatttatttcggccaaaaaatggaattaaattattattaaaaccaGAATTTATCGATGTTATTTTGAATCCAATCGAGGGCGTAGATCACTtcaagacgaatttcgtgaaggttgtccaaaatcagttattgtttcgaaaactattgatgctgttcGCAAATTGATAATGCAAGATAGTCATGTGACCTATCATATAGTGGCATTGAAACGACTATATGCATTACTGGGACTAACATGCATTCAATATTGCATTAACAATTGTTTGTAGAAAAATTTTCTTCGGGTGGAATTCAACACCATTTGTTGATCGCTCAAAAAGGACTCGTGTCGATTGCtcgagaaaaattttaaaaatgtataatagtGATGTTTCGAAACACGTTTATGTTAACATGACAAGTGATGAATCGTAGATTTCAAGAAAAATGGTTGCCTGTTTTCGtgatacctcaatcagagtggcaaaagtgcttcgagaATTGTTTTTAACGCATGTTGAAATGTATAAatgtagaatattttgaaaaacattaaaGCGATTTTCGttgatcaatatttttttgttctctaattCCGAGTTAAAAAGGcaacacacgtacatatatgtatgtatttaaaactgATCGACAAAACGAAGCTAAGTGATTTTAAGGCGTCTGTCTCCCTGTTCGTCCCACAATCTCTCCGTACGAGTTCAGATTAAGAATTTTGGATATACTTTAGATTTCTTagaatatatcaaatatatattgaatagtcgaaaaagtattttcgtatttcaaaATGTTCTTTCTGTAATCCCTCCGGATTCCAATCTAAGGTTATTGTCAATAGTCAGACATCTATAATGCCTTCTTAGGCTTCAGCTTTTGAGAAATGTTTGTATTCCAAACTACATGGTAAGTCGTAATATTGAAGTCTCCCAATTGATGGCGCCAACTGTCTTTCTGACTTGATAACGCAGGCCATAAAGGTCcttatgaaaatttttgatgcACTTCATCAAAGCCAGTAGTTGTCTTCGAGTTAcacaataatttctttttggCTTGCTGGCTATAGTGCACCACCACTTTCTCATGTTCGTCATTGACTTCTGAAATAACGTCTCCTACTGTATATCCATTAGCATACGTATTCAAAATAAACACTGATCGTGGGACCTGGATCCCAATTTAATGGTTTTGGAGCAGTACTTAACCGattatttaaagtttgaaaagccaCTTCCCGTTTTTTATTCCCTTGTCAATAACCACTTTTCAAGTCAAGTGTTGAGAACTATTTTGTGCCTGATGACGAGTCCAATGTGCTGTCGATCCTAGGTAtgggataactgtctttcttcgTTACATCATTCAAACTTTTATAGACTACACAGAACTTCATGCTGCTATCCTTCTTCCTCACAAGTACTACAGGTGAATTGGTTCGATTACGCCGCTTTCGCTCATTTCACGTGCGGGCTGGCTTACAACTTCACGATTTGCTAAAGGAGCGCTTCGAGGAGCTTGACGAACTGGTCTTGCATTAcctatgttaataaaaaatttccgaACTTTAGTTCTTCCTGGTTTGGAATCGTCTTTATCAAAATGGGTTGAGTATCTAAGCAAGAGTTGTTTAGCCCGATTCCGATGGTTTGCTATAGTTCCATGGACCAGTTTCGCTCGATATGTCGTTTTAGTCAATGGAATCTTCATCGTGCGTATTTTCCAACTTATCACGGCCTCAATCTCTTGACACTTCCTAATATAGTTTCATTGGTGATTTCAACTCATTAAGTACTCTTACTGGAACACGCTTATCTTGTCCTGTCATGGCCAGGGTTATGTGATATGTAATCCACAACTTGTTTGTCCCATAGTCTCCATCTATTTCTGCCCAAATAACCGCTTCTGATTTTGATGGAATCTTCTGGCTCTATGTTATTATCACTCGTCTAACTTTGTATGTGTTACCATATCCGAACTTGAGTGGCaccattataaaatttttaatcacaGCTGCATTTCCAATTACGATCTCGCATGTTACTTCTCTGAGGACTTGAGTAACTTTTGAAGTTGCGCTGGTATTCACAGTCAGTATGCGCTTTTTACCGTCTACACATCCCATAACAGTAACATGACTCGTATTCCTGCTTATTAGTGAAATGGAGATTACAGGGCATTCGCTTGCGGGAGCCAGCCCGTGCCCTTTTCGGTTGGCTCCTTTAGTTTAACGATTGGTTGGATTTAACATTTGCTTTGCGTTTACCTCCAACCTCCAATTATTGTACTGATTacagttgcatgcaacatgacCACTTTTTCTATAGTAGAAGCAATTAAACACATCATACTTTTTTACGCACTTCTGTCAATTTTTCCAGTATTTTCTGCATCTTTTCTTCAACTTTTCTGGTAATTGGTTTACCAAGGTGTGATCTCCTATTTCTACTTGATGACCTTTAAATATTGGATTGCTAAGCAGAGATGCGAATCCTGTCTCAGACGATACGAAACGGTTTCCGTAAACGCTAATTTTGGGTATGATAAAGCAGCGAAGCGCGTAGTGTTGTCTCGTATTTCATTAACGAAGCTCTGAATTCTCGCGTTCTCGATGAACTTCAAGGCTGTAAGCGCATGAGCTAAGTGAACTAACCTATCCCCTCAGTGGAAAATCCCTGTAGAGATTCATTGGATTTCTGGCGACGATTTTGCAACGCGATTTAGACGATGTACTTCCTGTGCTCATTACCATACTGTCTTTCTAATGCATCATAACTACTTGACTCACAGTTTGGAAtggtttataatataatatatatttcctCTGCATAACCTTTTGATGCAATGAGCAATGAAGCTTAAGTTTATCTTTATCTTCAGTGTTTCAATTATTTGCAGATGCCGTTTTTTTGAATTGAACTTAAAAACATGGAACGAAATTGTGCCATCAAAGGATGAAGGTTTTACTTTGGCGGAAGCTGTTTACATAATAGGCCGATATAGTTTTGGCTCCCGGATACGATCTTTCAATTCATCATTTTTATCAGAGttttcatttactactccgtagcaccaacatttctagaattattgctatgctatAGCAGCTATAGCTACCGCTCTCTCTTTGTCGGGAGCCGTAGCAGAGCCATTGCAGAACAATGTAAAAGTATTTGCTCTGCTCTACTcggagttttgttaggtaaaaaactttAGCCACTTGGATAGACTTTACAAACAATCAAAAAACTTTTCGCGATCAATTCTCAATACCACGTCTGAAGCTGTCATAATAAATCTGACGATATGCTTTGTGTTAGTagtagtatgtatataagctaCAATGACAGATGATGATATCGGACATTGAGGGAAAGGAAATCGTTCATTAACCTGCCCTCTCACCTACgtatttgtatgcaaatattgTATACTGTATAACAAGCCGTAGTGCAATTCTTTGAGTTGCAGAgtaggtgctcgcaagttcataatccaataaaaacaactaattctgagaattgtttaagtactctctaatcgcaatactactcttgtagaacccccaaggagtgaaaggagaatcgacactcaccaccttttcgtcgatttcaaagctgctttcgacagcacgaaaaggagctgcctttatgccgcgatgtctgaatttggtatccccgcaaaactaatacggctgggtaaactgacgttgagcggcacgaaaagcttcgtcaggatcgggaagaacctcttcgagccgttcgataccaaacgaggtttcagataaggcgactccctatcgtgcgactttttcaatctgctgctggagaaaattattcgagctgcagaactgaatcgagcaggtacaatcttttataagagtgtacagctgctggcgtatgccgatgatattgaaatcatcggtctcaacacccgcgccgttagttctgctttctccagactgaacaacgaggaagcaacgcaaatgggtctggcagtgaacgagggcaagacgaaatatctcctgtcatcaaacaaacagtcgtcgcactcgcgactttgcactcacgtcactgttgacagtcataactttgaagttgtagataatttcgtctatttaggaaccagtattaacaccaccaacaatgtcagcctggaaatccaacctaggattactcttgccaacaggtgctacttcggactaagtaggcaattgagaagcaaagtcctctctcgacaaacaaaaaccaaactttataagtcactcataattcccgtcctgctatatggtgcagagacttggacgatgacaacaaccgatgagttgacgttgcgagttttcgagagaaaagttatgcgaaagatttatggtcctttacgcgttggccacggcgaatatcgcattcgatggaacgatgagctgtacgagatatacgacgacattgacatagttcagcgaattaaaagacagcggctacgttggctaggtcatgttgtgcggatggatgaaaacacttcagctctgaaagtattcgacgtagtacccgccgcgggaagcagaggaagaggaagacctccactccgttggaaggaccaagtggagaaggacctgacttcgcttggaatatccaattggcgccacgtagcgaagagaagaaacgactggcgcgctgttgttgactcggctataatcgcgtaagcggtgtctacgccagtaaagaagaagaggaagatagaaatatagctccatcatttcgcaatggagtccaatcgacagtcattctagtggactgcacatgatgaaccggttctcagtcGTGGAAcaacgaaaaaggcggctggaaaggttgtgacatcagtctttggggatgcacgtggtataatacatattcaacgactgattactgaaccatttataatctatttcactgcgtatttggttgcagttcttttcttctattccaaatacttagcaattgtattatttttgaggaaaatgtcaatgttgttggaagtgtttccgctggctgtactgtattctctgggttgaaaaaacactctttagtcattcttcaaatgaactgcgagacgcacaacagtcgaaaaacgttcatgaattgcaaaagtaaataccttacaaagcgctttattgcagttcacgtatcgaccgtgtcgttcaagaccaataaccgccatattggttcctgaaaatgtacttacaaacgtattttatagattatgCAATACTAATTGATATGAGTGTAATCAAAAAGACACtcaattttggattttttgatgatacgttattttgcatttcaggtgacgatatgtaataattttttctaatttagagaattttgaaaaaaaaagaaatttaagaaGTTCCCACTGTATTAAATGCATTACAATCGTGAAACTACTTCATAACTCGAAGTTGACCAAAGCCAGAATCATAGTCAAATTGCATGTATTCTAAATTTCTTTCTGACTAACATTTTACATTTCTTggcaaaaaaattacgagttcgtatACAGGAGCAATCGGATCAAAGTCACGCCCAAAAAATACCATTAAACGAAAACCTAGAAAGTGCCATaacaaagcactaaattaagatataagaCTGTAATTGAGATCGCAAAGGCGAGAAAGACCGGTGGGCAATTAATTTTGGGAGTATCCCCGctctctaataaatttaatgtacatatctcctaaactattaACTAAATTTCCCGAACAAAAGTATTGTAAGAACAcctaccttcttcttctttatcggCACggcagtcatttcttcttttcgcaatttggcgccaatttgcgataccaagtgtagccaggtccttcttcacctgacAGCTCCAACAGAGTGGAAGTATTCCTTTTCCTCTACTTCTCCCGgtgggtactacgtcgaatactttcagagctggagtgttttcatccatatggagggcatgacctagccagcgtagccgctgtctcttaattcgcagaactatgtcaatgtcgtagtATAACTCATACCGCTTATCAttgcatcgaatgcgatattcgcctttGTCAATGTATAAAAGACcttaaatctttcgcagaacctttctctcgaaaacttgtaacgtcgactcatcggatgttgtcatcgggaataatgagagacttatagagtttggtctttgttcgtcgaaagagaaTTCTTAATTGCCctctcagttcgaagtagcacctgttggcaatagTTACTCTGCGtaggatttcgaggctgacattgttgttggtgttaatactgattCGCCgaaagacgaaattatttacgacttccaagttatgactgtcaacagtgacgtgggtccCCCTGCGGCTAGGGGGGACCCCCTTGGTGCAGGGGTGAACCGAATGtacccgcggtaaggcatgcctgtcgtaagaggcgactaagatcctggccgccagtccagagttgtgtggaaactcaactggtagtaacttCGTTTACAAGGTCTTACCAGAGCTTTGATCTGGTACCACGGAGAGCAgtaagcccttggaggtaaaactccaatctgctcattggatttggccctttgtggagattcgtggtggctgtggttgaaacccaaatcgcgggaagaactgacttcgaaccctaccaaggtggttagtgtgtccatgccacactgccgattggtactgaaaatcgttacccagttttcagggcgctgatcgacgcattgtattgatccgttgtgcttctgagcaccgtagATTTAAGCCTTCGCAGGTAGGATCCCACGTAAAACACTCTCGAcagttgtcaacagtgacgtgggatcCAAGTAGTGAGAGCGACGGCTGTTTGCGAGTGCGATGGCCATTttcttccttatccagtctggaaaaaCCAGAACTAACgtcgcgggtgttgagaccaatgatatcaatatcaccggCGTACACCAGCAGCTGATCACTCTCATAGTAAATTATTCCTGATTTTCCTtctaaaatcgacgaagaggtgatatttgttgatcctcttttcacgggtcttttccaagatttggcgcatggtgaatatctggccagttgttgattttccaggtctaaaagTAGTTGGCCCTGATAGtgtttttgtggattgagcGGACCACACATAAACCTAACTGTCCTACCGCGTTAAAATCGATGGAATCGGAAGATAaacccgctcactccccatataatggTACTGCTCAAAACTACTGAAAGCGCAACAAATCAATAACTAAGCACGCCAAAGACATTGAACTTTACCTAAGAGATGGTACATATGAGAGGGTTTTATGGGAGCTGTAGCGAAAATTGGACGATAGACGTGGCAGCTCTcacttttttacaaaatcggatAGCTCGGGACTCGACCCATCGATTCCAACTAAATTTAGTATGTAGCATTCTTCACATATTCTACGTCACAGCACAGTACGCCCacaaaaatgggcgaaatccgACTATAACCACGTCTACCTTCtctatagcacaattttaaaaatccatttcattcttttactttccagcaGACAAATCaagaatttatgaaaataacggGGTACAATTTTACACTaaaaaattcctttaaagtatgccacttTATGACTGTTCCAGCCCCAGTATCTACAGAtcacttttgaccgaaaatatcggccaatgtaTAGGATATACAATTGGAATTTAGTGAGAATCTTTTCGTGACAATAATAACTCTGTgaatcaaaaatgggttgaatcgggtcaaaaCTTTCCCGAGCCCGATATACctattataaagattttcgaacttttgggtgactttactttatattacatatatcggtcaatatttggGTTATATGAATGAAAATTACAATGTGTATTTTACTCATATCAGaatatctttgtgcctaaaataaataaaattgagcgaaaacttTACCCGCCCCATGTAAATAATATCagtattttcgaacatccgactgactctattccatatgattggtgatgtAAGGTAACTTAATCAGATCGATAGTatcccaactcccatatataACTcccatataaacaaataatggtTTTTTTACAAACGTTAtgtgtcggtcagtgtatgagtgaTATAGGGAATAtgtgtttataaaattaaataaattccgatcctctggtttaCGTTTTACAcattaaggtatttccctggtaTTAATTCccacaagttgcaagagtataaaatgttcgattgcaaccgaacttagcccttccttacttgtttattattcAACTCACATCAGCAAAGGAAagtgcatataaatacacaacAACTCGATGTAACTCGTTATTGAGACCATGTAAATGCAAAAAGTGTTCGAGATTCATTATAACCATatacttcaata contains the following coding sequences:
- the LOC105225796 gene encoding LOW QUALITY PROTEIN: golgin subfamily A member 7 (The sequence of the model RefSeq protein was modified relative to this genomic sequence to represent the inferred CDS: deleted 1 base in 1 codon) produces the protein MSLHRPIVLDFLETSKKKMSPTKKKKMSQGLTSLQGGSNKVFIQRDYSEGTSVKFHTRLPSELEGLIERQVFESTINRLNEFFAEAEKGSCSTYCEGCIGCITAYLVYMCSETHYEKTLRKISKFIASQNERVYNPKGLQVIDPTYRGLRVIEISVLDRPGRT